The sequence GTTATCGCCAGCTCGAAACGGTGTTAACGCTGTCCTTCCTTCGTTGGGATTGGAACAACTATCTGTCCGGAAAGTATCCGCGAGCGAAACTTGCGGCCGACGGTGACGAATTTGGTCCGGGCCAGATCGTGATGACCCCGAAGAAGGGTATGTCCGAATTGCTCACCCGTTACCAGGATTGGATGAAGATGGGCCTTGTTCAGAACTTCGACCTGTTCAAGCAGAATGTCGTTGTTGAACTCGACCCGAACGACCCGAACGCGCTGCTGTTCCTCGCTCCCGCTAACCTGATTAAACAGTTCTTTATCAGCAAGACCCTCTTGCAGTTCGAATAAGGAGGTTGTGAAATGTCTCAGTTTGATGACGTTGGCGGCATCTACACGATGTATGTCGACAAACTTGAATTCCTGCTCAAGGGCGACCCTGAGTTCGATATCGGTGGCACCAAGCGCACGGTAATTCGCGGCGCTGGTGACGGCAAGATCCACGGCAACAAGGTCGAGAAGGTCAACAGCCGTATTTCCGGAACCACTACGAACACCTCCGAGTTGGATATCGAGGCTCTTCGCGAAACGAAGGACGCCACGATTACGCTCTACTGCCCGAACGGCAAGGTGGTCAGTTTCCCGCACTGCTCGTTCACTGGCGACCCGACTGTAAGCGGAGCCGAAGGCGAAGTTTCGTTCGAGTTCCAGGGCGACAAGGCAACCGAAATCATGTCTTGATGATGCCTTAGCTCCTGGGCGTGGGGAGCAATCCCCGCGTCCTTGGGCTTCCGCATTTTTTTAACAAACAACAAAAGGAGCTAAAAATGCAATACAAATTCAAGAAGCCGTTCAAGTTCGGTAATGAAACTATCGAAACCGTCGAACTCAAGGAAGAGTTCAATACCGGCGACATGATCCGCATTACGAATGCGGAAGGAACCGGCGATAAAATGGGGGCTATGCTTGTTGCTGCGACCGGATGGCCGCTGCCTAAAGTTGCTCAGATTTCCATTCCTGATTCTATCGCTATTAGCAAAATTGTTACGCCTTTTTTCGGGTTTGGCGAAGCGGAATCCTTGGAGACGTAGTGATGCTTGGGTTGAAGTTCGGTATGCAGCCTTCTGAAATGAATCGGATGACTGCTTCCGAACTTTCTTTTTGGGCTAAGAATGCTAGAAGAATTGTAGATGCGGAACGGAGACTTTAAGTATGGCTAATAAAACTGGAATAGAAACAGTTATTTCTGTAACGGATGGCTTTTCGAAAGAATTTCTTTTGTTTGAAAAGCGTGTTAACCATGCATTACAGCCTATCAAAAAACTTGAATATTCGTTTAAAAGATTCGACCGTGTCAGCGGTTTTAAAGCGCTTCGCAAAAGTTTAACGGATTTAAAAGATCATTCTTCTTCTATTTTCCATTCAATAACAAGTATCGGTACTGGTGTTGGTATTATTGCCGGTGCGACTGGACTACTTGTTTCTAAAATTAATAAAGTTGCATTGATGGGCGATGATTTGGCGAAAACGTCTAAACGCCTTGGAATGTCTGTTGAAAGTTTGCAAAAATTTGAATATGTTGCGGAACTAGCTGGCGTTCCTGTTGAAAATATGCAAAAAAATATGCAACGGCTTTCTCTGACTGCATTGCGTGCTGCTGGAGGGGTTAAGAAAGAATCCGAAGCGTTTAAAGCTTTGCATATCAAGGTTAAAAATATTGACGGAACAGTTAAGTCTTCAGAACAACTTCTTGTTGATTTGAGTTCAAAATTTGTTGGGACTAGTCTGACTGCTACAGAAAAACTTTATGCGGCGGTTGAAATTTTTGGAAAAGAAGGTGGCCGAATGGTCAATCTTCTAGAACAAGGCCCTGACGCTATAAAAGCGCAGATGAAACAGGTTGAGAAGTATGGGATAATGACTAAAGAACAGGCGGAGGCTTCCGAGCGGTATAACGACTCGTTGACCGCTATGCACTGGGCTTTCCGTGGAATGGCTGTTGAAATCGGAACGCATGTTATCCCGGTATTAACGGAAGCCGTTGAAAAGATTACGGAAGTGTTTTCTAAAAATAAGGAAAAATATGTAAAGTCGTTCATGAAGATTGTTGAAAAGCTGCCCGAGTTGGTGGACGTTTTTCTTGATCGGCTTCCAGGATTACTTCGTGGGATAGCTGGATTTTTATCTGTAATAGAAAAGATTGTGGATTGGTTTGGTATTGTGAAAACGTTGGGAGCGCTTGTGATTGGGTCGGTTTTTGTACCTTTGGCGTCGGCGTTTGTGGCATTGACAAAGATTGGAGCTGTTTTAGTTCGTGGCTTGTTTGTTGTTGTTATGCATATTGGAAAGATTCTTGTGGGCGCTGCTAAAAAGGCATTGATGTTTTTACCGAAACTTAAATTGAGTTTTTTGGGTATTGGTGGTGCTGCCAAAGGTGTTATTCCGGTGTTAAAACGTTTTGGAACTGCTCTCAAGGCGTCGTTTGGGCCTCTTGGATGGGGGCTATTGATTGTCGAGGAATTGTGGCCGCTCGTTAAAAAGATTGCTGATCGATGGGATGAGATGAGCTTTACCAGTTTTGATGGTATTGTTAAATCGTTTGGAATTTTAAGGGATATTACGGTTGAATGGTTGGATTCTTTAGGGCCTGTTGGTGATATTATTAAAGGTATTGGTAAATTTGGTAATAAAATTTTTGGAGGGAAGGTTGATTTTAGCGGTATTCCCGAAGATCCTATTGCGAAAGCGATGGATGAAATTCCGCCTCCTGAGAGTGTTGAAAAATCCGAACTTTTCCAATCAATTACTAGTACAAAGACAATCAACAAAAATACGAACCAGATTATGGAGATTCGTATAAAAGACCCGCATAAAGTTGCCGAGGTTAGGAAAATAGGGTTTAGTGACCCTTCTATGTACGGAAATTCGATGATGCCAGCGTTTTAGTCGATAAAATGCTTGCTTTTTTGTCTAAAAAGGAATATTTTATAGATATGAAAATCTTTTTGGCACTATTTGCGTTGGCTATAATTATTATGGCTTCTTTGTGTGCGTATGTGTTTTTAGATACGTTCATGGTCGCCGTAGTTTTTTTGCCTTTGGGTTTGGCGTTGTCCGCCCAGGTTTTGTCGACATTGTTCTATGTCGGTATTTTTCATTGCAAAGACTGCTAAAATTTCCTGTTACCAAACATCCCTTTGTAATAGCCAAATATCGTATGTTTAAATGGAATAGTTAGACAGGCGGTCCGCTTTGGCTTATATCGATACACTCCAGAAAGTGACCATACCGGTGCGCGGCGAGCCCGTTGAATGTATTGCGGGTTCATTCAAGGGCGTGCCGTTTTTCTTCGAATCGACCGAGTTTTCGGGCGGTGGGCGCAACGTCCAGACCAACAGCATCCCGTTTTCAAATGACCATGTGAACGAGGACACGGGCATCAATGTCCCGAAGTATTCGTTTAACATTTACTTTGTAGGCGAGGACGCCGAAAACCAGAAAAACGATTTCCTGCGCGTCTGTAACGAGGAAGGGCCTGGTGAACTCATTCATCCGTATTTCGGTGTATTCAAGGCCCGTGTCAACTCCCCGATCAATCTTTCTTACGGAGACTACCAGGAATACATTTCCGGTTCCGTGACATTTGTTCCGGAAAATGATTTCGAACTTCGTAATATGGAGGTTTCGCTTTCTGGCAAGACTCGACAGAAAGCGGTGGATCTTCGGCAATCTGTGGCTGACAAGACGTCGAAAAGCTTCAAGGCTAAAGGAAAAAGCAAGTCTATTCTTGACAAGGCTGTCGAAATGTCTTACAAGGCTGTTGACGCGGTTTATTCTTGCAGAAAATCGGTCCAAAAGGCGGCTGAGTTTGTAAGACAGGTTGGCAGTATTAAGTCTAATATTGAGGTCCTCCTGATGTCGCCAGGTGATTTTGTTGCTCGCGTGCAGAACCTTATAACGATGTCGGGCGAAATTCTTGGAATAGATGTCAGTCCGAAGGATAATGTATCCAACGGTATTGCGTTGATGGGTTTTACTCTAGCGTCGACAGAGGCATTTGAAATCCAGACTGTTGAAAATAGAACTGCGTTGGTGTCGCTTGTCAGGATGACTGGTGCATCGATGGTGGCTGAAAATGTGGTTGATTGTGAATTTTTGAACGTCGATGAAGCTAAACGTTATCAAGATGACGTGCATGACGCTTTTGAAGCGATGCTTGCCGATGCGGATGATGTTGATCTCTATTTGCAGGCCCAAGCGCTTGAAGCCGTTGCGCTGAAGTATCTTCGCGACAATCTGAGCAATATCCCGTATGAAGTGGAAATCGAGCTGCCTGCGACCAATAATCTGCTTTCTTTAGTCTATGGAGTGCATGGTAACCTAGATGATGTTGAGTCTGTACTTGAGCGTAATGGTTATCGGGACCCGCTTTTTGTGAAGCCGTCGGATAGGATGATGGTTCTTTGCGATGATTAAAGTGCTAAAAAATGGAGTGCTTGTGCGTGGTTGGGAGTCCGTTAGTGTCGGCCTATCTCTTTCAACGTTGTGCAACGGTTTTTCTCTTTCTCAGTTTGTGGCCGACGATTTTGATTCACCTGTTTTGTTTCCAGGCGATGCTGTCCGGATTGAATGTGATAAAGAGCTTCTTTTGGACGGCTATGTTGATGAACTTAGTTCGTCTTTTTCTCCAGGAAGTCATTCAATAAATATTTCTGGCCGTGAAAAAACTTGTGATATGGTGGATTGTTCGCTTAAGGATTTTGGAAAATCTTGGAAAAATAGAACTGTGTCGCAAATTGTAGGCGAAGTGTGTTCTGCGTTTAAAATACTTTTTGACGCGAATGGTGTGAAAGACAATGGAAAAATAGTGAAATTTTGTCCGGACCCTGGGTGTACTGGTGCCGATATTGTGTCTGATGTTTGTCGGCAGAAAGATGTGGTCTGTTTTTCGGACGGTTTGGGCTCCGTCAAGTTTGTCAATGATTCTAAATTCGAATTTGTGGAAGATTTCATTCGCCAGGGAGTCAATGTCCTTTCGGCTGATGTGACATTCAATAATTCCGAACGTTTTTCCGACTATGTGGTTTTGTGCTCCAGCGACCCGAAGACTAAGCACCGTGGAGAATCTAAAGATGGCGAAATCGGCCGTTCCAGGTGTCTTGTGTTGGTTGATGAGGGTTATGGCAACGCTGATTCTGCTGAACAACGTGCGTCATTTGAAGTCTTGAGCCGTTCTGCAAAATCGACGACGTTAAACGTGACTCTTGCTGGCTGGAAAAGGAATGACGGAAAGATTTGGAAGCCTGGCGTACTTGTTGATTGTCTTATTCCGGCGTTTTTTGGGCAGTGGGTTCAGACGATGCTTGTGAATGAGGTTGAGCTTTCGTATGATTCTACCGGGACTTTCGCACATTTACAGCTTGTTCGTAGGGATTATTATACTCAACCTCCGGCAAGAAAGGCGAAAAAGAGTAAGGCAGACCCTTGGGCAAGTATCCGGGCAAAAACTATGGCTTCGGAGGCAAAAAAATGATGGAGCGCCTCCTAAATCCAATCAAGGCGAGAATACGCCTTATGGTTGGCAAGTGCCTTATTACGGCCTGCGGTGGCAATACGGTCGATTTATCCCTGCTTGCTGGCGAAACACGTGACGAGGTGGATTTCTACCAGCAATACGGTTTCACGAGCAGGCCGGTTGGGAAGGTTGGCGGCGTGGCCTTGTTCATCGGCGGTTCCCGCGACAACGGCGTGGTCGTCGCGAGCCGTGGCGAAGACAAAAAGATGGCTATCGATTTGGAGTCAGGCGAGGTGGCCCTGCATACCTCTTTCGGGTCGAGCATCGTGCTTAAAAAGGACGGCTCCGTGCTTGTAAAGCCCAAAAACGGCAAGGTGATGCGCGTCGAGGGCGACGTGAATGTGGTCGGCAATGTGTGGGCGACAAAGGATTTTGCCGCGCTGTGCGTCGATGCCGGCGGCACTATGACCGATGGACTGATGCACCTTACCAAGCACACGCACCCGTCCGCCGTAGGCCCGACTGCACCCACGACCGGGCCGTAAAATTTGTTGTTACCAAAAAAGCCTTTAGCCTTGACGAAAAGTTTAATATATGGGCATGGGCGACCTTAAGCTACAGTGTCGAAATGACGGCTATTATGACCTAGCTTTTGAAAATGGTGATTTGCAATTGGGCAAGTCGCTTGAAAGCGCTGTACTTGTATCTGTCGGTTCGCTTGGCCGTGGTGCCGCTAAATCTTTCAAAAAAGAGCTTCAGGACGATGGATGGTGGGGAGAGCCGACTATTGAAGGTGATGTGTGGGGCTGTTTGGTCCATACGCTTTCGAAAGAGCCCAATCAGCAAAATCGGCAGCTGCTGGCAGTACAATATGTAAAGGATTCTTTGCGTTGGCTTGTCGACGATGGCGTAGCTGGTTCTGTTGACGCTGAAGCTGAATTTAAAGGAGAATATCTCTGTATTTCAGTCG comes from Fibrobacter sp. UWP2 and encodes:
- a CDS encoding DNA circularization N-terminal domain-containing protein; amino-acid sequence: MAYIDTLQKVTIPVRGEPVECIAGSFKGVPFFFESTEFSGGGRNVQTNSIPFSNDHVNEDTGINVPKYSFNIYFVGEDAENQKNDFLRVCNEEGPGELIHPYFGVFKARVNSPINLSYGDYQEYISGSVTFVPENDFELRNMEVSLSGKTRQKAVDLRQSVADKTSKSFKAKGKSKSILDKAVEMSYKAVDAVYSCRKSVQKAAEFVRQVGSIKSNIEVLLMSPGDFVARVQNLITMSGEILGIDVSPKDNVSNGIALMGFTLASTEAFEIQTVENRTALVSLVRMTGASMVAENVVDCEFLNVDEAKRYQDDVHDAFEAMLADADDVDLYLQAQALEAVALKYLRDNLSNIPYEVEIELPATNNLLSLVYGVHGNLDDVESVLERNGYRDPLFVKPSDRMMVLCDD
- a CDS encoding phage tail tape measure protein encodes the protein MANKTGIETVISVTDGFSKEFLLFEKRVNHALQPIKKLEYSFKRFDRVSGFKALRKSLTDLKDHSSSIFHSITSIGTGVGIIAGATGLLVSKINKVALMGDDLAKTSKRLGMSVESLQKFEYVAELAGVPVENMQKNMQRLSLTALRAAGGVKKESEAFKALHIKVKNIDGTVKSSEQLLVDLSSKFVGTSLTATEKLYAAVEIFGKEGGRMVNLLEQGPDAIKAQMKQVEKYGIMTKEQAEASERYNDSLTAMHWAFRGMAVEIGTHVIPVLTEAVEKITEVFSKNKEKYVKSFMKIVEKLPELVDVFLDRLPGLLRGIAGFLSVIEKIVDWFGIVKTLGALVIGSVFVPLASAFVALTKIGAVLVRGLFVVVMHIGKILVGAAKKALMFLPKLKLSFLGIGGAAKGVIPVLKRFGTALKASFGPLGWGLLIVEELWPLVKKIADRWDEMSFTSFDGIVKSFGILRDITVEWLDSLGPVGDIIKGIGKFGNKIFGGKVDFSGIPEDPIAKAMDEIPPPESVEKSELFQSITSTKTINKNTNQIMEIRIKDPHKVAEVRKIGFSDPSMYGNSMMPAF
- a CDS encoding phage baseplate assembly protein, with product MMERLLNPIKARIRLMVGKCLITACGGNTVDLSLLAGETRDEVDFYQQYGFTSRPVGKVGGVALFIGGSRDNGVVVASRGEDKKMAIDLESGEVALHTSFGSSIVLKKDGSVLVKPKNGKVMRVEGDVNVVGNVWATKDFAALCVDAGGTMTDGLMHLTKHTHPSAVGPTAPTTGP
- a CDS encoding phage GP46 family protein, encoding MGDLKLQCRNDGYYDLAFENGDLQLGKSLESAVLVSVGSLGRGAAKSFKKELQDDGWWGEPTIEGDVWGCLVHTLSKEPNQQNRQLLAVQYVKDSLRWLVDDGVAGSVDAEAEFKGEYLCISVVIKNGGEREDFRYEILWNEVA
- a CDS encoding phage baseplate assembly protein, with translation MIKVLKNGVLVRGWESVSVGLSLSTLCNGFSLSQFVADDFDSPVLFPGDAVRIECDKELLLDGYVDELSSSFSPGSHSINISGREKTCDMVDCSLKDFGKSWKNRTVSQIVGEVCSAFKILFDANGVKDNGKIVKFCPDPGCTGADIVSDVCRQKDVVCFSDGLGSVKFVNDSKFEFVEDFIRQGVNVLSADVTFNNSERFSDYVVLCSSDPKTKHRGESKDGEIGRSRCLVLVDEGYGNADSAEQRASFEVLSRSAKSTTLNVTLAGWKRNDGKIWKPGVLVDCLIPAFFGQWVQTMLVNEVELSYDSTGTFAHLQLVRRDYYTQPPARKAKKSKADPWASIRAKTMASEAKK
- a CDS encoding phage tail tube protein → MSQFDDVGGIYTMYVDKLEFLLKGDPEFDIGGTKRTVIRGAGDGKIHGNKVEKVNSRISGTTTNTSELDIEALRETKDATITLYCPNGKVVSFPHCSFTGDPTVSGAEGEVSFEFQGDKATEIMS
- a CDS encoding phage tail assembly protein gives rise to the protein MQYKFKKPFKFGNETIETVELKEEFNTGDMIRITNAEGTGDKMGAMLVAATGWPLPKVAQISIPDSIAISKIVTPFFGFGEAESLET